CGCACGCGTAGTCGAGCGCATCCTGGAGCTTCTTGTTGTCGACGGCCGCGTTCGCCCTGCACCAGCTAGGCGCCGCAGGGGCAGGGTCGACGAAGTCGACGTAATACACTGGTGTGCCGTCCGGGTTGAACAGGCCGAAGTTGCGCTCGTCCTCATCGCCGGTCTTGAGGTCCTCGTTGAAGAGGGAGAAGATGTTGGCGGAGATGGTGGATTTGGGCTTGTACGGTGTGCCACCGCCGTTGAGAATCCTGGTGATGAGGTTAGCGTTGTAGGTTTGGGCGTTCGAGGTGGAGGCCTCATCCTGTCCAATTGAGGACAAGGAGGCGTTGCCGTTGCGCTTCAAAGCCGGTCCAATTGAACCTGTCCCAAACCCCGTCTCCTGAGCCTTGATACTCAGCAACAGATCATCGTTGGAGTCGAGCATCCTCCTACCTGGAGCTGCCTTGCGGGAGCTGCCCAGCTTCTCCACGGCATGGAAAACGGCGTCAACCATGGCATCAAACATGTTGTAGTAGATGAGGCCGTTGTTCGGGTCTGACTGGCCGTTGTTGCTGAGGAACAAAACATAGTTGAGGTCGATTGTTGGGTCCATCTTGTAGGCGAAGTAGGGGTAGATATTGAAGGAGAGGTATGAGCCGGTCTGCTCCAAGAAATCCATCATGgggctcatcaccgtctgtgcgaGATCGCCTCTGAACTCGCCGTCGGACGGCGGGAAAGATTTCTTGAGCGCGTCCATCGCGATGGGTGTGATCACCTTGACGGTCTTGGCCAGGCCAAAGCTGGCCAACGCCGCCTGGATGTTTTTCATGGCCTGGAGGAGATAAGGGGTCGACCCAGGTACCTGGTGAAATACCTCGTTTCCCACCGCCACGGTGTTGATCAGCGTGTTCGGGTATGCCTGCACGTTCTTCTGCACCCACTGGATAGCATACGACGTGTcgccagccgcgtctcccaaatatTGATTTGGTAACGACACCCCCACCTTGATGCCGCTGCCGGCCAGCGCAGTGAGCGCTTCCGGGTTGGCGTCGTACAACGTCACCACTTTGATGCCCTTCATTTTCAGCAGCTGCACCACAGCCGGCGGTTTTATCAGGTTGCTAGCCATCATCCCGTAGCACACCCCCAACTCGCCGCCCTCTGTAATAATATATATAGGCACACAAAGATTTGTCAGCGGCTATAACAGCATCACTTTTGTTTCCAGGATAATGTAAACAGATTCACTTTATTCCTGCCCATGACTTATTTACCTGAACCAGAGAAGAAACTAACTgccccgacgaggaggaagaggaggagctgaGTGAGTGACATGCTCTTCGATCTTGTACGTACTAAGAGGTAGAGAAATACAAGGAGTGGTGGAATAAATAAACGCAAGGGTCTGCGCTATCTATTTATAGCCGTTTGGGCAAGCTGCTGTCCGcgcaatttatttattttttagaaaAATAGGGGCCGCGCCCCGATTTCGATTCAATTGAAATGAAATCGCAGCTCGCACATGAACCCGGATGAGTCCCGTATGTACTCCCATCCTCCTACAGTAGTGCGTTTTGCTCAAGTGGGGCTGCAACATGCACCATGGATCTTTCGATTCAATGCGGAATCCATTCAGACTGAAACTAACTTTCCACATGTTCCATGAGACGGAGAGACTATGTAGCTAATTATCCTATGAGTTAGTATTCTAAGCtactcaaaaataaataaatattttttaaGCTTTGGAGATTTGAAAGTTGCACTCTTCACTACTTCACATCTATATATAATTTTGTTAATTTTGCACAGCCCAGAATAAATATTATTTCACATTGATTTCATGCACACTTGTTGACGAGTAAATATCCAACTGGGAAGATCCATAGGTGCGAGTCGCTACAAAACACCAGGGTGGCCCGTGGGATGCGTACTCAGTCGACCCTAATGTACTCGCGCGCTACGTGAAGAGCAAGCTGAATATCCAACAGTAGGTAATCAATTAAGCTTCAAGAGACTTCCCCTTATACTGTAAACACCTAGTCCAGGTCGCTTATGCAAGGCCTCGCTAGAGGATAAAACCCTAGGTAATATTCATTCACGCTTAGTCTTCTCAACATCCTTCGGTGACTTGTGAACTTTTCTATAAGTAGAATAAAAGTAAGAGTAGGTTTTTACCTCCACCAAGGTTCGCACGACCTCTCATCGACCAAGTAATCGATTCTACAGCTGGATGCGAGTTATTATGCTTTCTGAATGCCTACTCGTGTTGCCACCAGatcaagatgaacatggaggaccAAGAGAAGACCTTCTTCATCACCCCCCATGGCGCCTTCTGCTACGTGAAGATGCCATTCGGCCTGAAAAACACTAGGGCAACACACCATAGGTGCATGCACACTGCTTGTTCACACATACATGGAAAAAATCTTCATCTAGTCGAGGAGGCAAGAGGATCTCATCAGTGACTTGAAGCAAATGAGATTTGCATGCCAATCTCCGGCGGTACAATTTGAAGCTCAACCTCACGAAGTGCGTCTTGGGGGTACGTGCGGGCAAGCTACTTTATTTCATTATCTCCGAGCAAGGCACTGAGGTCAACCCAGAGAAAATCAAAGTGTCCTCAACATGTGAGGCCACCCTAGTGATGTCTAGCAACTCGTTGGCTATGTCGCTGCCTTAAGACACTGAATTGCGCGGCTAGGAGAAAAGCCATTCCCTTGTACCGGCTCTTGAAGAAAGCCGACAAGTTCATCTCGAAAGAGGAAGCCAACGCGTCCTTCAAGTCTTTTAACAAGCAACTCTCCTCACCTCCAATATTGGTGGCTTCGTTCCCCAACGTGCCCATGATGCTCTACCTAGCGGCGACTATCCGGATGATTACTGTAATCATCGTGGTCGAGTGCAaggaagaaaacaaggaactttcAGTGCAACAGCCAGTTTACTACGTCGGCGAAGTTCTGACGGAATCAAAACAACGCTATCCTCTGCTACCAAAAATTGGCTTACGGGTCTTCATAGCTTCCCGCGAGTTGAAGCACTGCTTTGATGACTAGGTTTATTGCAGCAACCAGGGTTATTGTAGTACTTGTAGTAGAAAATATTATTTAGAAAGTATGTTCCATGGAAGCTTTGCAAATGTAAACTATGCAAACTATGCAACCCGACGATTGTGTTGTCAGCACAACCACGTTCACTCTCAAACCGTGGTTCCGAAATAGCATATTCTATAAATTACTAGAGCAACGATAAATAAGGGTAAACAAGTAGAACAAAATAAACTAATACAGAGAGTAAATAAGAATATGTGAATATGGTAAAAGGGTCCTTAGGGAATGTTAATTCCACCACTAGTATTTGGAATACGAATGATTAGGATAGTTCTAGGCATTCTTTATATGACCAGACATTTGTTCAACCTTCCTCTCATAACACAGCAATGTAAAGGGCAAGCTATCTTAGTATATTACTATTAAGGTTTTCGCTAGGATCACATGACTATGGATCTACGCTCTATGAGTCTTCTCTTATTCCCCAATGACCACGCCATAGAGGATCATCGTGAGGGTGTCACTTGATGCCTCCTCACTACCATATGTCAAAAGGTAATCCCCTCTTTTGTCCTTAAAGGAAAATGTTGCATGGTCGACTTCATACAACATCGATAACACAATGATTAAAATATATTTATTTCAACTAAAATACATTTCTAGAATTTCACCATACCCACAAGAACAAAGATACTACTCAATCTAGAGATACAAGGCATGATCATGGCAGTGATATGAAATGTGTACAAATGCAATCCACAAAGAGTTATATTACAACAATATGAAAGAGGGAATCAATGGCAAGTGTGCAGATGGTGGAGATCTTTGTCGTGGCGGCTATGGAGGCGGTGGAGTGGAAGGGCTCCACCGTGGCGGGGCGGATGGGTCTCCTCTTATCCCTTGGCTCTTCACTCCATTATATAAGCCTAGAAGGATCCCCAATAACCCCCTATACTGCCCCAACGATCTAGGGAAGGTCCAGGGACAATCAGAGGCGGATTATGTGAAAAAATGCGGAACTTCGCGAGGTTTCGGTCGCCTGGAAGACGCAGTACGGCCGGGCCCTATGGCTAAGTTTTGTATGTACCAATGGCCGTCGAACTCTCTGATTGCTTTGGTATTTTGGCCATCATTTTCACGTACAAACTCCGGTTGAGGTTCTTTGGCTTGTTGGACTCGTATGGACGACAGCTACAACACCATGATTTTTTATCTTTATTTTGAGATGATGGAAAAAATCACATTTCCCACCTCTCAAATGGATAAGTCTTGTGCATGTAGCTCCTCCATATTGTCCTCTTTGCTCCTCTTGTCTCCGTTTATCCATAATCTTCTATAACACCTACACATATCAACGACAAGGGAAAGTGATAAATTCTATCTAAAATACATGTTGTGAAACCTCATTTGAAAATAAATGAAAATCTGTAATCATGTATAATCGACATAGTTGTAGATAGATTAAGCTTGAGATGAGTGGTAACTATGCATAAAGTGTGCTCTaaaagtgtaacatcccaagttttcaagaaaataaataaagaaaggagaaattcaaatactcaaaatttgcaacaaacaattttttttattatgcatatagtgccatataTAGTTTTATGCATAGTGTGAATATTTCCTTGtgtgcatttgccatgatgaATGTTTTATATGTTGATCACTTGCTCTTAAACCCTAACCCATGATCATAGCATCTCAATTTGAGGGAAATAAAAGAAATACAAAAATGCCAAAtaccctcacatacacattaggccaattatgcaaatcatcaaccaaggccaccattgcttgatttattgcttgtaaaacacttatgtatcaaaaacaaacaaatgcatcaaagaaaccaaaatcaaatcaaagaaaaatgccaaaccaacttacatatgataatggtcaaattgcccatttataaaatgttgccctctttgcacccctggtttggaagattcATAAACTAAACACCTCTActtcttttcacctcatccaagttCATGTCAATatgaacaactttgatgttgaccacaagtgttgactctgcctaggttgaccatGGTAAATAGGACAAGATGCTATATGAGAGTAAAGTGAAGATGACCACATTTTTGAAACTCTGCAAATCAACACCAaaatgaataccaccaccaccattctatcacattaattatataaatgagttgcaccaaaaagaatttaaaaattcaaagaaattcttcatgcggccatttcctcaaacaccttgcaggcaataTTTCAGAAACTACACACATCCTATTACACAACAGATTTTGGCCTAAACCTCTTTTGATCTTTGATGATCATTGCTCATCTAGGACCCCTGCATCACTGCCAGTCCTTGCCCTTGCTGATTAAAGAGTGGAGAAAGCCTAAACTACGCCATGCCatgcccatgccggccaccttgcccTCTCTTTCTCtggctctcccctctctctctcactttgTCCTGAAGCACGCCATGCACTCCATGATCACCACGGCGCACGGCCCAAGCGCACGCGAGCACGGCATTGGCCAAGGCAGACGCGCCCAGTACCATGCCAGggcatgccaggcacgcggtgagcgcgcactggacgcgccagagcgtggcaATGCCCCGTCGACTCAGTCCtctcctgcatccctaccactgcAACGAgcaccccctccctctcctctagCTGCTAGACACACTCCATCACGCGCAGGAGccatgtcgtcgtcgtcctcgtcggaaaaGCGCCGCAGTACCGCAgcaatcatcacaagctcttgctcGATCCCGTCAAGCTTTTGCAGCGCCGAAAGCGGGTTGAGCATCGCCATACCGCCGCCCATCGAGTGCAGTACTCACCTTGCCCTTTCACACGCCGGAGACGCCGCACCGTCGACGACCtctcgcagcacccacggcacccccttggccctataaatagagcaccccTCCACCCAATCCttcacaccatctcactcccctcCCTTCACTGCTTCTCCTCGCACCAATATCTATCTCGATCATCGCCGGAGTCGCTGCAatttgaagatcggagccgccagtacccggaggtTGCTGCCGCTGATTGGAGCCGCCCCAAGcctcgccgccggtaccaggagcttcctcaccctcgccaacgtcgccgcgcacctcgccctcgaccgcgggaacgccggtaggccctccgaccccctaggctcgccgccagagccTCGGCTTCTCGCTGGAGAAGACGACGATCGTGCACCACACGATCGCGTTCTAATCAAACGTCCCACGCGCCTCATACCATTTCGCTGAGAAACATGCGCTAACAGGTGGAAcccaccctgtcaggcggcccgcgcgtgtgagtcacgctgctgggccggcccagttctttTTCGCCCGTTTAGCCCACCTAGCCTTCCCGCCAAGCCCATCAATTCAAATCTAGATTTTCTGTTTATTTCGAATTCCTTTGCAGATGCATTTTCAAATataaatagaataaaatccactgaaccaaatttagtaaattttatatatttggaaagcttgtaAAAATATCtacacaaccccactggtctTACTTGCAGATTATTTGTAGAATtcaaatagcaaaaataacaaggcagggccttttcaaacttcaaataattattaaaaattatctaaaattgattttgagttgattccaactctcatgaaTCTCATTTGACATactctaattgtttctgcaaaaacataacatagttgtttgtatgatcatggactagagcaacataatggctatgtggccatttctagtgcatttaaatcaTCCCAAATTAAttgtttaaatagtatgagagctactctctcatttaaattatgatcctaagtaattcaaagagaggtaatgaccttg
The sequence above is drawn from the Lolium rigidum isolate FL_2022 unplaced genomic scaffold, APGP_CSIRO_Lrig_0.1 contig_14241_1, whole genome shotgun sequence genome and encodes:
- the LOC124680372 gene encoding glucan endo-1,3-beta-glucosidase 13-like, which encodes MSLTQLLLFLLVGAVSFFSGSEGGELGVCYGMMASNLIKPPAVVQLLKMKGIKVVTLYDANPEALTALAGSGIKVGVSLPNQYLGDAAGDTSYAIQWVQKNVQAYPNTLINTVAVGNEVFHQVPGSTPYLLQAMKNIQAALASFGLAKTVKVITPIAMDALKKSFPPSDGEFRGDLAQTVMSPMMDFLEQTGSYLSFNIYPYFAYKMDPTIDLNYVLFLSNNGQSDPNNGLIYYNMFDAMVDAVFHAVEKLGSSRKAAPGRRMLDSNDDLLLSIKAQETGFGTGSIGPALKRNGNASLSSIGQDEASTSNAQTYNANLITRILNGGGTPYKPKSTISANIFSLFNEDLKTGDEDERNFGLFNPDGTPVYYVDFVDPAPAAPSWCRANAAVDNKKLQDALDYACGHGADCSAIQPGKPCYQPNTLVAHASYAFNDYYQRMNRVTRSCYFDGAGTVVYQKPAACNGAAANSWCVAKAGAADARLQAALDFACGHGADCTAIQRGGRCFDPNTKVAHASYAMNDYYQKNGKSDQSCDFSGSGNVVYQRPQFGNCVF